The nucleotide sequence GGGCGAGACGGAGCAGACGACGGAGGTGCGACGCACCGAGGTCGCGCTGACGCCGTTTTTGACGACAATCGCAGCCGGGCCGTTTCTCGAGGACATACCCTACACGATCGGTTTGCGCGCGGAGTATATCAGCCTGGCGCCGTACGCGCGCGATCAAATGGATGAGGCCTACGTTTCGCTGCCGATCGAGATGAGTCGTGAAAAAGCGCGGGAGAACGCGGAGCGTGCGATCAACCAGTTGAGCGTTACCTTTCAGGGGGATTTCGGCAAGAACCGGACCGATCTGCTTCACCCGCAGTTTTCGCTGATCTTCTACCCGTACGTATCGGTGGAAATGGAATCGCCTCGGTACTACCGCTTTTTGGTCGACGGGCTGACCGGCAGGGTGCAGTTTTTTCGCGACGAACGGTCGGGGATATCGACGGCACTCGACAAGGACCGTCCGCCGGGAATCGAACTGGGCGAGCTGCGCGTAACGTTGCATCGCTGCCACTCGTGCGGCGAGGATCTGCCTCGGGGTCGGTCGCACGTATACGTGTGCAACAACTGCCACACGGTGAATCTTGTCGACGCCCGTGGTCTCGATGTCGAGGCGATTCGCTGGGTGGAGCCGCCGGCAAGCAGCACCGATCCGTTGTTTCCGTTCTGGTCGTTCGAGCTGGCGGCGGAGGACAGCGCGGATGTAGCGCGCATGTTCGGCGGCGTGTATCGTTCGAATCGATTGGTGGTACCGGCTTTTCGACTGCCGAATTTCGAGGCCGCGTACCGACTGACGCAGCGGATGTCGGCAGCGATCAACCAGATCGACACCGAATTGATCTACACCTATCACCAGCGGTTCCGCCCGGTCACCCTGGGGCCGTCGGAGGCAATCGTGCACGCGGAGATCATGATCTATCGCGCGCGCGTGGGGAAAGCACCGCATGTGGATATCGGTGACATACGATTCAAGCCGTCGTCGGCCCAGATCGTGTATCTCGCGTTTCATGAAGAGGCATACTTCTTCGTCGACTCGGTACTGAATGCCGTAACATTCGAGAAGAATCTCGTGGTATGAGGGTATGAAACGCAGGGCTGTGAACGGTGGGGCGCGTGGGTACACGCTGATCGAGTTGGTGATCCTGATTGTCATTGTCGGGGTGCTCGCGGGAGCGGCGCTGCCCCGGTATCGTGATCTTTCGGTCGACGCCCGGGTGTCTGCCTGCAAAGGGAGCCTGAGCGCGGTGCGCGAGGGGATTTCGCTTTATTATGCCCGGCAGGTATTACTGAGCGGGGTGGGATCGTACCCCGATATCGACTCGCTGACTCATTCCGATTTGGTGATGCGGGGGGCGTTTCCGCCAAATCCATTTCAGATTCATGCGGCTGATTCAGTGGTGGCGGGTGAGTATCCCGGGCAGATTGGAGGGGAGCGGGGCGGCTGGGTATATAACCCGGCTACCGGTCAGTTCTGGGCAAACACGTCGACCGTGATTTCATCGGCGTGGCTAACGCCGGAACGCCAGATCAACGAGAATCTGTTCTGACGTCCGCTTGCTGAAGTCTTTGCCGGAATTCCTCCAAAAGCAAGAAAGTCGTCGTACAAGTTTGATAGAGTATGCGTTACGGCGAAATGGCTTTGTTTTGTCATTTTTAGGGGGCCTCATTTCCCCTCCCCTCCCGTCGGCGGTTGGGGTAACGACTTACGGTTCCCGGGTAGATTTTCGGTATTGTCGGATACGTGCAGCATCGCTTCCTCCTTTTACTATAGGGGGCGCGCCGTTTTATCCATCGAAAGTGTAGGGAAAGTGCGGGGGATTGAGTGGGGCGGCCGAGGTGTGGCAGGTCCGAAGCGGGACCTTCCCTGCGAAGATTGGCGGTTTCGAAGACGGAACCGCCCTACAGGGACTTCCGTTTCGCTTGTTCGTGGTCCTGAATGAGTAGCGCCTAGCTGCCGGGTTCATCATTGCCGATCGATTGTACCGCCGTTTTGATGGCATCAATGATCGCGGACATGTTCCGCTGCGCTGCCAGGTCTTCGACTTTCGCGGGGCTGACCATGGTGCACAACCGTTGCCACACCGTCCAGGCTTTCTCCGGCGACCCAAACGATTCTTTATTGAGCAATCCGAGACCGGTCAGGCGGTCCGTCCATAGGCGGCCGAGTGTACGGAGTCTGTCAGCCTTTGCGTACACCTCGCGATCGCGCCCGGACAGGCGAGCCCGAGCAGCATAGTCCGGGGTTGCTCGAAGGATCGAGATAGCCGAGTCGGCTTCGGCTCTGCTCGCGAATGTCACCGACACTCGATAACGCTGCCATAGGGAAACAACAGTCAGCCCAGCCTTCTCATCAGGCGGACCGACCACTGTCAAACGATCGTTGCCGATTGCGACGCCGGCGTCGACACGGTCTTCGGCTGCCCCGCTTGCGGCGAAAGAGATTCGGTCGCGTCCGGAATGATCGGACAGGGCGACGGCGAAACCGTTGGCATCTATCCCGAGCCACGCGGGATGTTGACGGCCTTCGGCGTCGTGGTACACAAAATCGATCTTCAGTTGTTCCGTATCCGGAGCAATCCTGACCTGTGACACGCCCGTGTTGGAGTTGGGTGTGAGCATCATTGGTTTCTCGGCATTCTTCTCGCCGGATTGATCGGCTAGCGGGAACGAGATTGGACTACATGCCAGCGCCAGAGAGAGCGCTGTGGTGATAAGGCATTTCATTGGGACCTCCCCACCCGCGAGGGGGCGTCTGCGTCACACGATAGATGCAGTTCCCCCGATCTGAAGTCGCGCCTCTACCGTGATGATTCATTCGGTCTGCGTGAGGGTCGATTTGTTTGTTTCGAGGATCGGGAGAGTGTGTCCTGGCGGGCCAGCCACCGCCATACCGTGAAGACAACCGAATCCGCCCGGACACCTCCCGATCTCGATTCTCACCTCACCCTCTCGGGTGTACTTACTGCACCGCCGTGGTATACAACTTCGATGCCGAACCGCGTGCAGGTCATGTGACAGCCGGATATCGCACTCGGTGACAGCAGGTTGTGCGAGAAGTAGTGAGTTGCCCGGCTGAGTGTTTGTGGGGGGCTGGCTGCGCGAATTCGCGCAGTTCACTCACGGTTTTTCGCGCAGCAGCGTGAAGCTGTGATATGACAGGAGGTTTGTGTCTCGCGGATTCGCGCAGCGTTTTCGCGCAGAATTGAATTGTCGTGGGTGTGTTTGTGATACCGAGCGGGGCTTTCGTTGTTGTGCTCAACCGGACATGGTGAATGCCTAAACAAGCTCGAGAAGGAGGATCCGGGGTGGCAGAACCGGTTCGTCCGAATTCTACGTTTCGAGGGGTCGTGAAAGGTGCAGTGCCGATTAACATCCGACCCGGGACGGTTGTACGGTACTTGGCGGGTCAGGAGTGGGGGCGGATATTCATCAGCGTCATGATGGCGGGTTCGAAGGCGGATCTGCTACGGGGACCGATTTATGTGATTGCCGGTTGGGGGATTTTTTGTATTATAGATACTGCACGTGTGGGCAGTATTGATCGAGATGAAAGACAGGGTCGTCGGCGCACGAGGACGTACGCCAACCACGAATCGGGAGGGGTCGTCGGCGCACGAGGACGTACGCCAACCACGAATCGAGATGAAAGACAGGGTCGTCGGCGCACGGGGACGTACGCCAACCACGAATTAGTAATAAGGGAAGATATGAAACCGGACCACTCGTACAGCCCCGTCACCGAGCGATTTTTCGACAGTCTGATCGCCCGGGCCGAGCAAAAAGCTCCTGCGGCAGTTGTTCGGCAGGAGATTGCCGGGCGCTGGCCGGAGGCGGTGTGCGGGCACGAGCAGTTCGAACGGCGGGTGTTTGTTTCGGGGATAGAGTCGTTTGATCGTCTGTTTGTGTTGGGGGGGGTCCCGTACGGGCAGTTTATCGAGATCACCGGGGGGAGTTGTTCGGGCAAGACGGGATTAATGTTTCGCTTGATATCAGGCATGGTAAGAAGTTACGGAAAAGCAGCTTATATCGATTTTTGCAATTGTTTTTTTGGTCCGGCCGCAGAATATGGGGGGCTTGATCCGGCTCATCTGCTGGTTGTCAAGCCGGACAGTCTAGCGGGGGGGATTCGCGCCGCTGAGCTGCTGCTCAAGCATCGGGAGGTAACAATTGCGGTGTGTGATCTGGTCGGGACCACCCGGGAGCTTCCCATAACCCTGTTGCACCGGCTTCGGCGCAAGACGGTTCGGGCTCGCGGGCTGGTGATTTTTCTGACCGATCGTGCCGCCGAGATTATTCCTGCCAGTATGGCATCGCTGCGGCTTTCGGTTGATCGAATTGATTCGGCCCGGGTGGCTGTGCAGGTGGTCAAAAGCCGACTTTGCAAACCGGGTCAGGCGGTGGAGGTGGTGCTTGAACCGCACTGAGCGCATAGCGGCCCTGGTTGTCCCGGCTTTTCCGGTGGCGCTGTTTCTTTGCGATAATCCGCAGTATCGCGCCCGGCCGGTGGTCGTGGCTGACGGCGGAGAGGAGGCCTCGGAGATAATCGCAGCGAATGATATCGCATTGGCGGGAGGTATTCGGTCGGGGCAGACAGTCGCCCAGGGGCGGCTTCGGGTGGACAATCTCCTGTCGGTCCCATACGACCGGGAGCGGGAGATGGTGGGGTCCAGTCGTTTGATGAACCGTTTGCAGGCCCTGACGCCGTTTGTCGAGGAGGAATGTCCGGGGAGGTATTATCTCGAGGTCGGGGGGATGATGCTTTTGTATCGGAGCGAGCACCGTTTTGCCCGGGCGGTGTGTGACCTGCTGGCCGGGCTTGGGTTGCCGGCCACGGTCGGGGTGGCGAGCAATACATCGGTGGCGACGGTTGCGGCGGCGGTTGCGGGCGGGCAGGAGGAGCCGATAGTGGTTGTTCCCGACGGCACCGAGCAGGAGTTTTTGCGGCCGCTGCCGATTACGCGCCTTCCGATCAGCGACGACACAATCGAGAAACTTCGCCTGCTCGGGATCCGCACGATCGGCCAGGTGGCTTCGTTTGGGTCGAACGAGTTGATCGGTCGGTTCGAGGCCGACGGGATGACGCTGGCGCGGTTGTCGCACGGGGTCAGTGACGATCTGTTTGCGCCGGAACAGCCGACCGAGGCGATCGAGGCCGACAAGTCGCTGTTGTATCCGGTCGAGACGATCCCGGCTTTGCTTGCCGAAATCGAGCCGTTGCTGGATATCGTACTGCGGAGGCTTCGGACGGTCAGTCGCGGGTGTGCCTGCCTGGAGGTCGAACTGGTGTGCGAGGATAAGCAGCGGCAGACGGTATCGCTGGCGCTGGAGTCGCCCGGTTTGTCGGCTCGACCGTTTCTCCGGCAGTTGAAGCAGGCTCTATCATCGATCCGGTTTGGGGCCGGCGTCATAGGGATACGAGTGCACGTGCCGAATGCGGTGACGGTGGTTGGGGAGCAGCTTGATTTATCCCGCCTGGCCGGCGGTCGACCGCGGAGCAAACGCCAGTCGGTCACACTGCCGCCCGGTGTGGAGCGGGCGTATTGTTTTCGGCGGCAGTATTCCCCGCTGCCCGAAAAGATGTTCGTGCTGGCGCCTTATGGCGATGATACGCGGCGGTCACCCTCGGTCGAGCGTACGGTTAGTCCGGCGCCGTTTGTGCCGTACGCAGGCCGTTCCCCGGCGGGGCTTCGTCTTTTCCAGCCGCCGCAGTTGGTCCGGGTGGTGAGTGAAGGCGAGCGGCCGGTTCGCCTGACTCTCAACCGTCGCACGTACGGGGTTGTGCGGTTTGACGGTCCCTGGCGGTTGTCCGGAAATTGGTGGGACAGTCCGTTTGAGCGTCAGTACTACGAGGTTACGCTTGATGATGCGCAGGGAGGGCGGAGTTATCTGGTGTTTGTGCAGGGGAGCGGGGAGCAGTCGGGGGAGTGGTTTGTGCAGGGGGCGTTTGATTGAAGGGGTGTGGGGTTATGTTGATCTGTCACCCTTCGACCCGTCTCGGCGGGCTCAGGGTGAGGGGGGCTGGGGCGTGCACGAGTTCGGGATGATATAGGCGGGGAGGAGGTAGTATGAGAAGTAATGGCCGGAGTGTCATCGTATATCGAATTGCACTGTCATTCCAATTTTTCTTTTCTTGACGGCGCCGATCATCCGGAGACGTTGATTGTCCGGGCGGCCGATCTGGGCTATGCCGCGCTGGCGCTTACCGATCACAACGGGCTGTATGGTGCGGTGCGATTTCACAAGGCGGCACAGGCGGCCGGCGTAAAGGCGATCATCGGGGCGGAGCTGACGCTTGACAACGGGCATCATCTGGTTGTGCTGGTCGAGACCCAACAAGGATACGGCAATCTTTCGCAGATGCTTTCCGAGGCCCAGCTGGCGGGGAAGAAGGGGGAAGCCAGCGTGTCGTATGAGATGCTCGAGCGGTACCATGGGGGGTTGATTGCGTTGTCCGGGTGTGTGCAGGGTGAAGTACCCTCGCTGCTGGTTTGCGGTCGGGAGGATGAGGCGGCAAAGCGGGCGAAATATTATCGGGACCTGTTTGGCGAGGGGCGGTTTTATTTCGAGTTACAGCATCACAATCTGCCGGTGCACGAGTTTTTGTGTGCGAAGCTGGTCGAGCTCGGCGAATCGCTGGGGATACCGCCGGTTGCCACGAATAACGTCCATTACGCGACGGCCGACGGTCGTCGGCTGGCCGATGTGCTGGCATGTATCAAACATCACACGACGCTCGACGAGGCGGGGGAGGTTTTATATCCAAATGCGGAGCGGTATTTGAAGCCGCCGGAGGCGGTAGTTCGGCAGCTGGCGCGGTATCCCGAGGCGATCGCGAACACGGTTCGGATTGCCGAGCGTTGTGAATTTTCGATGGACCGGATACATCCGGTGTTGCCGGATTTCGAGGTTCCGTCGGGAGAGACGACATTCAGCTATCTTCGCAAGTTGACGTATGCGGGGGCGCGCAGTCGGTACGGGCGGTTGGGGGACAAGGTAGTTCGCCAGTTGCAGCATGAGCTTCGGATAATCAGGAAGCTCGACTTTTCGGGGTATTTTCTGATTGTCTGGGATATCGCGCGGTTTTGTCGTGACAGCGGTATTTTGAGTCAGGGGCGGGGATCGGCGGCGAATTCGGCGGTGTGTTATTGTCTCGGGATAACGGCGGTTGATCCGATCCGATTGGAGTTATTGTTCGAGCGGTTTCTTTCGGAGCACCGTCGCGAGCCTCCCGATATCGATATCGATATCGCCAACAACCGTCGGGAGGAAGTGATCCAGTATGTGTACGCCAAATACGGTCGTCGACACGCGTCGATGGTGTGCGAGGTGATAACGTATCGGGGGCGTTCGGCGATTCGCGACGTGGGCAAGGCGCTTGGTTTTTCGCCGTCGGAGGTGGATCGGCTGGCCAAGCATCTGGATTCCTACTCGCGCGGGGAGGAGATGGCGGAGCGTTTGCAGGAGGCCACGATCAATGTCAACGACCGTCGGGTGCAGTTGCTGCTCGATCTGTGCGCGCAGATTCGCAGGTTCCCGCGTCATTTGGGGATTCATGTGGGGGGGATGTTAATCACCAAGACGCCGTTGTCGCAGATCGTGCCGGTTGAAAACGCGACGATGCCCGACCGGAGCGTAATCCAGTGGGATAAGGATGACGCGCAGGACATGGGGCTGGTGAAGATCGATCTGCTCGGTCTGGGGATGTTGTCGTTGATGGATATTGCGTTTCGGTTGATCGAGCGGCATCACGGGATAGGTATCGATCCGGCCAGGCTGACGTACGACGATCCTCGGGTATACGATTTATTGTGTACGGCGGACACGGTGGGGGTATTCCAGGTTGAGTCTCGGGCGCAGATGAACACGCTGCCGCGCCACAAGCCTCGTCGGTTTTACGATCTGGTGGTGGAGGTTGCGCTGATTCGGCCGGGGCCGATCCAGGGGGATATGGTTCACCCGTATCTTCGCCGTCGCAACGGCGAGGAGCCGGTGACGTATCCGCATCCTCGGTTGAAGCGAATCCTGCAGCGTACGCTGGGGGTGCCGTTGTTCCAGGAGCAGGGGATGCAGGTGGCGGTCGCGGCGGCGGGATTTACGCCGAGCGAGGCGGACGAGCTTCGTCGCGCCATGGGGCACAAGCGTTCCCGGGAGCGTATGGAGGAGCTTTCGACGCGGTTGATTGCGGGGATGGTGGCGCGGGGGATCGACGAGGAATCGGCGTGGAAGATATTCAACCAGCTGGCGGCGTTTGCGGATTTTGGATTCACCGAGTCGCACGCCGCATCGTTCGCGCTGCTGGTCTATGTTTCGGCATACCTGAAGGTGTATTTTCCGGCGGAGTTTTACTGTGCGCTGCTCAACGCGCAGCCGATGGGGTTTTACACGCCGTCGACCGTGGTCTACGAAGCGCAGCGTCGCGGGGTGGAGATTCTGGGGGTTGACGTGTCGCGCAGCGAGTGGGATTGTAGGATCGAGAACGGCGCGGTGCGGCTCGGATTTCGGTATGTCAAATCGCTCGGGCCGTCGGCGCAGGGCGCGATCGAAGAGGCGTTGGCGGGCGGGCCGTTTCATACAATCGACGATTTTGTCTTTCGGACGAAACTGGATCGCGACGCACTCGAACAGATCGCCATGATCGGTGGATTCGACTGTTTTGGTACGAGTCGTCGACAGGCGTTGTGGAGGGTGCTGGCGTTGATCAACCGGTCGGCCGACGAGCTGCAGATGTCATTCATGGAGGAGGGGGAGCGGAAGTTATCGCCGATGGAGACGCTGGAGCGGCTGGCGGCGGATTTCAAGGGGATGAACCTGTCGAACGGGCCGCACCCGATGACGTTGATCCGCGACCGGCTGCGTCGGAAGCGCGTGTTTGCGGCTGGGGAGCTCAACGGGTTGTCCAATTACTCGTCGGCGATCGTGGCGGGGGTGGTGGTGATCCGTCAGCGTCCCGTTACCGCGAAGGGGTTCATATTCATCACGCTCGAGGATGAGACCGGTTTTGCCAATATCGTGGTCAAGCCGGCGATCATGAAGCGTTTTCGCCGGATCATTATTTTCTCGCGCGCCCTGCTGGTCCAGGGGACGCTGGAGAAGAAAGACGGCGTGATCAATATCATCGCTCACCGGCTTTACCCGCTCGAGTTCGAGAGCCGGGCGGTGCAGGTCAAGTCGCGCGATTTCCGATAGCGCCGCATCGGACTTGCATCATCGACCCGTCCTGCCTACATTCGGCAACACCCGTCAAGAACATACCCGGAGAAGATACAATGACACGTGAACAACGAATGGCCGGCTCAGTCACCCACGTCTGCAAGGCGATCTTCCCGAACACGACGAACCACTACGATACGCTGTTCGGGGGGCAGGCGCTCGGCTGGATGGACGAAGTCGCGTTCATCACCGCCACGCGGTTTTGCCGTCGCGATGTCGTGACCGTTTCCATGGACCGCACCGACTTCACGAAGCCGATCCCGGCCGGGACGATTGTCGAGATGATCGGGCGAGTGGTTGGGGTCGGCAGGACCAGCATAAAAGTGGAAGTCGAGTTGTACATGGAAGAGATGTTCTCGGATGGTCGGGAGAGCGCGATCAAGGGGACGTTTACGATGGTTGCGATCGACGAGCAGCGTCGGCCGATATCGATAAGCGGATAAGAGCGCGGGGCAAGGCGCTCAGGACGACGGGGCGTCTGAGGGGTGATCGCCGGGCGGCGTTTCGATTTCCTCGGAGATCACCTTTTCGAGCGAACGTAATTGCGGGGAGCCGGGGACAAACATACGCCGGGCGACCTTGCGCAAGTCCTGAACCTGGCGGTAGTCACGGGCGCGGTGGAGAAAATCGCGAACGGGGCGATCGTCGGACGCAAGGGCCGTGAGTGCTTCGTAAATACGGCCGGCTTCGATCAGTCCATCGCCGAGCGCCCACAAGATGCGGGTAATCGCCATTGCAGTCAGGGAGACAACGATCGGTGAGATGATGTTCAGATGAAGGATGTACACGGAGGCGAGGAAGAACAGGATCGCCGCGGCGGTCATGACCTTGCCGGAGCGCAGGCAGGTATCATTGCTGCAAGAGATGACGCTGTCTTCGAAGAAGACGAAGTAGATCAGACCACCGATCATCAGACCGGCGGCGCAGCCGGCGAGGACGGATACGATGCGAAGAATTATCGGCCAGAATTCCGTGAACATGTCCGTACCAACCACATCCTGTGCACCCGTCCGGGAGCTGTCGCGAACCGGTTGGGTGGCGACGTTTCCCGTGTTGATCCCGAACCCAGGACAAAGATAGCGAGTTGAAACGGGGTGTCAACAAAATGCATTCGTTGCGGTGCGTATGTGGGGGCGACTCATCGATCACGGCGGGCCAAAATGAAGACGCCGAGCGCGAAACAGGCAACGCCGGTGCCGAGCAGGATGGCGACGGGGGTGACCATCTGAGCGGCGGTGAAACCGCGCC is from Candidatus Zixiibacteriota bacterium and encodes:
- a CDS encoding prepilin-type N-terminal cleavage/methylation domain-containing protein; the encoded protein is MKRRAVNGGARGYTLIELVILIVIVGVLAGAALPRYRDLSVDARVSACKGSLSAVREGISLYYARQVLLSGVGSYPDIDSLTHSDLVMRGAFPPNPFQIHAADSVVAGEYPGQIGGERGGWVYNPATGQFWANTSTVISSAWLTPERQINENLF
- a CDS encoding error-prone DNA polymerase; amino-acid sequence: MAGVSSYIELHCHSNFSFLDGADHPETLIVRAADLGYAALALTDHNGLYGAVRFHKAAQAAGVKAIIGAELTLDNGHHLVVLVETQQGYGNLSQMLSEAQLAGKKGEASVSYEMLERYHGGLIALSGCVQGEVPSLLVCGREDEAAKRAKYYRDLFGEGRFYFELQHHNLPVHEFLCAKLVELGESLGIPPVATNNVHYATADGRRLADVLACIKHHTTLDEAGEVLYPNAERYLKPPEAVVRQLARYPEAIANTVRIAERCEFSMDRIHPVLPDFEVPSGETTFSYLRKLTYAGARSRYGRLGDKVVRQLQHELRIIRKLDFSGYFLIVWDIARFCRDSGILSQGRGSAANSAVCYCLGITAVDPIRLELLFERFLSEHRREPPDIDIDIANNRREEVIQYVYAKYGRRHASMVCEVITYRGRSAIRDVGKALGFSPSEVDRLAKHLDSYSRGEEMAERLQEATINVNDRRVQLLLDLCAQIRRFPRHLGIHVGGMLITKTPLSQIVPVENATMPDRSVIQWDKDDAQDMGLVKIDLLGLGMLSLMDIAFRLIERHHGIGIDPARLTYDDPRVYDLLCTADTVGVFQVESRAQMNTLPRHKPRRFYDLVVEVALIRPGPIQGDMVHPYLRRRNGEEPVTYPHPRLKRILQRTLGVPLFQEQGMQVAVAAAGFTPSEADELRRAMGHKRSRERMEELSTRLIAGMVARGIDEESAWKIFNQLAAFADFGFTESHAASFALLVYVSAYLKVYFPAEFYCALLNAQPMGFYTPSTVVYEAQRRGVEILGVDVSRSEWDCRIENGAVRLGFRYVKSLGPSAQGAIEEALAGGPFHTIDDFVFRTKLDRDALEQIAMIGGFDCFGTSRRQALWRVLALINRSADELQMSFMEEGERKLSPMETLERLAADFKGMNLSNGPHPMTLIRDRLRRKRVFAAGELNGLSNYSSAIVAGVVVIRQRPVTAKGFIFITLEDETGFANIVVKPAIMKRFRRIIIFSRALLVQGTLEKKDGVINIIAHRLYPLEFESRAVQVKSRDFR
- a CDS encoding acyl-CoA thioesterase, whose translation is MTREQRMAGSVTHVCKAIFPNTTNHYDTLFGGQALGWMDEVAFITATRFCRRDVVTVSMDRTDFTKPIPAGTIVEMIGRVVGVGRTSIKVEVELYMEEMFSDGRESAIKGTFTMVAIDEQRRPISISG